The genomic segment GCTAATGAGATAACGATTCGAAAAGATAACGGTGGACTAGACACCTACAAGCTTTTGAAATATCTAAGATCTAACCAAGGCACTTGTATAAATCAAAAACCGATTGTATATGCTGGCGAACGAGTAGAAAAGAATCAGGTTCTGGCCGACGGTCCGGCAACCGACAAGGGTGAATTGGCGCTTGGCTATAACGTACTAGTTGCCTTTATGCCTTGGGAAGGTTACAACTATGAGGATGCTATTCTGCTTAGTGAAAAGCTTGTTAAAGAAGATATTTTCACTTCAATTCACATTGAAGAATATGAATGCGATGCGCGGGACACTAAACTCGGACCTGAAGAAATTACCCGCGATATTCCGAACGTAGCTGAAGATGCTCTACGTGACATCGATGATCGCGGCATCATTCGTATCGGTGCCGAAGTACGCCCGGGTGATATTCTGGTTGGTAAAGTAACACCGAAAGGCGAAACAGAATTGACTGCCGAAGAACGCCTCTTGAGAGCAATATTTGGAGAAAAGGCCCGTGAAGTACGCGACACTTCACTTCGAGTACCGCATGGCGAAGCCGGCAAAATTGTCGATGTTAAGGTTTTCACCCGCGAAAATGGCGATGAACTGCCGCCGGGCGTTAACCAACTGGTAAGAGTTTATATCGCCCAAAAGCGTAAAATCTCTGAGGGTGATAAAATGGCCGGCCGGCATGGTAACAAAGGTGTTGTTTCCCGCATAATGCGTGAAGAAGACATGCCGTTTATGCCTGATGGCAGACCGGTGCAAATTGTACTTAACCCGTTGGGCGTTCCCTCCCGTATGAATATCGGCCAGGTGCTTGAAACCCACCTTGGCATGGCGGCAGCCGCTTTTGGTCTTCAGATTAAAGAAGGTGTGCCGGATGTTGGTGAACGTCTTCAGGCGCTCGGCTATGACGTAGAGAAGAACGGCCTGCCTAAACCTGATGTTGCCGGAATCCACATGGCAACACCGGTTTTCGACGGTGCTCATGAACATGAGATTTTTAAAACCTTGAAATATGCCGGTCTGTCTGATGACGGAAAGACTAAACTCTATGATGGTCGTACCGGTGAAGCTTTTGATAATCCGGTAACTGTCGGCTATGTATATATGCTTAAGCTGGCCCACTTAGTTGATGACAAAATTCATGCCCGCTCAACCGGGCCATACTCGCTGGTTACTCAGCAGCCTTTGGGTGGTAAGGCTCAATTCGGCGGTCAGCGATTCGGTGAGATGGAGGTTTGGGCGCTGGAAGCTTATGGCGCAGCCTACACCTTACAAGAACTGCTAACTGTTAAATCCGACGATGTTGTAGGCCGGGTAAAAACCTATGAGGCTATTGTTAAGGGCGAGAATGTTCCTGAGCCAGGCGTTCCGGAATCCTTTAAAGTATTGATTAAGGAACTACAAAGTATCGGGCTTGATGTTAAAGTGCTAACTGAAGATGCGCAAGAGATCCTTATTCGCGATTCGGACGATGACGTTCATGAAACTGCCAAAGAACTAGAACTTAGTATTGGCGGCGAAGAAGTGCAGGTGTCGTCTGTTGAGCGCAAACAAGCTGACATTGAACCTGACATGTTGGATGAACTCGAAGCGAACGATGGTATAGAGCCCATGGAAGAAGAATTAGATATAATCGCTGAAATTGGCGATATGGGCGGAGAAAAAGATGAGATTCCCGCAATGGATGAAGACGATGATTTTGAAGCTGAGCTGAGTAAGATTCCCAAGAAAACAAAGCTCAAGGAAAAGAAGCTTAATCCGCGTGATTTCATAGAAGACACTGATGACGACGACTTCGAGTAATTGAGAAGGGAGTGGTATCCCCTTGTTGGATGTAAACAATTTCGACTCAATGCGTATTGGTCTGGCATCGCCCGAACAGATTCGTAAATGGTCGCACGGGGAAGTAAAAAAGCCGGAAACAATAAACTATCGTACACTCAAACCTGAGCGTGACGGCCTATTCTGTGAAAAGATATTTGGTCCAACCCGCGACTGGGAGTGTCACTGCGGTAAATATAAGCGCATCCGTTATAAAGGCATTGTCTGCGATCGCTGCGGGGTTGAAGTAACCCGCTCAAAAGTGCGTCGTGACCGGATGGGTCATATTGAATTGGCGGCGCCTGTATCACATATTTGGTATTTCAAAGGAATTCCTAGCCGCATGGGCCTGATTCTTGATATCTCGCCCCGTTCGCTCGAGAAAGTGCTGTATTTTGCCGCATATATCGTAATCGATCCGGGCGATACACCTTTAATGAGAAAACAGCTGCTTAATGAAAGCGAGTACCGCGACTACCGTGATAAATACGGTAACGCTTTCAAAGTAGGTATGGGTGCTGAAGCTATCAAACGGCTGCTGGAAGAACTTGATTTAGAAAAAATGGGCAAAGAGCTTCGACAGGAACTCAAGGAAGTCAGCGGACAGCGTAAAATTCGCGCCATCCGCCGCCTGGAGGTTGTAGAAGCCTTCCGTAAATCGGGCAATAATCCCAGTTGGATGATTATGGATGTTATTCCAGTAATACCGCCTGAACTGCGGCCAATGGTTCAGCTTGATGGCGGTAGGTTTGCAACATCTGACCTTAATGACCTATATCGCCGAGTAATTAACCGTAATAACCGCCTAAAGCGTTTATTAGATCTTGGCGCTCCTGATATTATTGTCCGGAATGAAAAACGGATGCTGCAAGAAGCTGTTGATGCGTTGATAGATAATGGCCGCCGCGGGCGTCCGGTAACCGGGCCAGGCAATCGTCCCCTTAAATCACTCAGTGATATGCTTAAAGGTAAGCAGGGACGCTTCCGTCAGAACCTACTCGGTAAACGGGTTGACTATTCAGGTCGTTCGGTAATCGTTGTTGGGCCTGAGCTCAAACTTCATCAATGCGGCTTACCTAAGGAAATGGCTCTGGAATTGTTCAAACCGTTTGTAATGAAGAAACTGGTCAATGCCGGCCATGCTCACAATATAAAAAGCGCCAAGCGGATGGTTGAACGGGTACGCGGCGAAGTATGGGACGTTTTAGAAGAAGTTATCAAGGAACATCCTGTACTGCTTAACCGTGCTCCGACGCTTCACCGCCTTGGTATTCAGGCCTTTGAACCTGTTCTTTCTGAAGGCCGCGCCATTAAGATTCACCCGCTGGTATGTACCGCCTACAACGCTGACTTTGACGGCGACCAAATGGCTGTTCACGTACCCCTATCGGCAGAGGCTCAATCAGAAGCCCGCTTGTTAATGCTATCGGCGCATAATATACTTGCGCCTAAAGATGGTAAACCAATTGCTGTACCTACTCAGGATATGGTATTGGGCGCATACTATCTAACGATTGAAAAGCCTGGTGCAATGGGTGAAGGTAAAATCTTCGGCAACTATAACGAGGCTCTTCTAGCCTACTATCATAAAGAACTGCATCTGCAAGCTAAAATTAAAGTCCGAGTTCCGAAGTATGGCCTTGTAAATACTACGGTTGGCCGTATGATCTTCAACGAAGTGCTGCCGGAAGAAATCCGGTATTATACGCAAAAAGAAGACGGCTGGTACTTGGGCATTCTCATGGATAAGAAACAGCTAGGCAAGCTTGTTGCTGAGAGCTACCAACAGTTTGGCACGTCTAAGACAGCTAATGTCCTGGATGCCATTAAAAAGCTAGGTTATGCTTTTGCCTGCCGTGCTGGTATCACTATCGCTGTTTCAGATATTAAGATACCGCCTGAAAAGCAAGAAATCCTTAAAAATACTGATGCCCAAGTAGAAGACATCGACCGGAAATACCGCCGCGGTCTTATCACCGAAGAAGAGCGGTATAAGAAAACTATTGAGCTGTGGACCAAAGCAACTGATGATGTTACTAAGGCTATGCTCAATAACCTTGATCCTTTCAACCCGGTTTACATGATGGCTAATTCTGGCGCTCGCGGTAATATCCAGCAGATTCGTCAGCTGGCCGGTATGCGCGGTCTTATGGCAGACCCGTCCGGCCGAATCATCGACTTGCCTATTAAAGCTAATTTCCGCGAAGGTCTTACCGTACTTGATTACTTCACATCAACACATGGCGCTCGGAAAGGCTTGGCCGATACTGCACTCAGAACAGCCGACTCAGGTTATCTTACCCGTCGTCTGGTTGACGTTGCACAAGATGTCATTGTCCGTGAGGACGACTGTGATGTTGTGGGTATTAACCTTATCAGGGAACGGGCTAAACTTGCGCAATCAAGTGCAAGTGCAATCGACTTCCTCAAAGATACCCTCTTAGGACGTGTCTTGGCTGAAGATGTTATTGATCCTAAGACCGGTGAAATATTGCTGCCGCAAGATACAATGCTTGACGATGACAATCTCCGGTTAATTGGTGAGCAGGGCGTGCCTGAGATTGTGGTGCGCGGTTTGTCGACAAACATCGAAGAAGATGTCAATCCATCAGCTATCAACGAAACAATTGTGCTTGGACAGCCGGAAGAACATGTCCGCACTACGCTCAAGCAAGCTATGGTTCGTGAAATGCTCGGCAAAAATACAATTGAGGCGATTACCTCTAGTGACGGCGTAGAAATCGTTCCGGCAGACACACCGCTTAGCGAGGAACATATAGAACAAATTTTGGCTAGCGATGTCCGGGAAGTAAAAGTTCGCAATAACAAGATTAAGGGCATCGAAGTATCAGCTATCAAAGAAGGTAGCGGGGTCATTGAACCGCTTAAAGATCGGATTATCGGCAGAATATCGGCTGAAACTATTACCGACCCTGAAACAGGCGAAGTTATTGTTCCTATGAACGCTATGATCGATGAGCAATTGGCTGAAAAAGTCGTAAAAGTTCGCGATAAGGTTAAGATTCGTTCAGTACTGACTTGTAAATCGCGTTACGGGGTTTGCATAAAATGTTATGGGCGTAATCTGGCCACAGGAAATGAAGTAGATGTCGGCGAAGCCGTAGGTATTATAGCTGCGCAATCTATCGGTGAGCCTGGTACCCAGCTTACAATGCGTACCTTCCATACCGGCGGTGTAGCTGGCGATGACATTACGCAAGGTTTGCCGAGGGTCGAGGAACTGTTTGAAGCTCGTAAACCTAAGCGCCCGGCAACAATTACAGAAATTGACGGCCGCGCCGAAGTTAGAGATGTAAAAGGCGCGCGCAAAGTAACCATTATTCCGGACGTCGGTGAAGAACGCATCTATCCGATTCCTTATGGTGCTAGGCTGATTGTCAAAGAAGGCGATATCGTCAAAGCTGGTGATCGTCTGACCGAAGGTTCGGTTAACCCCCACGATATCTTACGGGTTAGCGGTTTAGAGGCAACTCAGCGCTATTTGGTTTATGAAGTACAAAAAGTATATAAATCACAGGGCGTTGAAATTAACGATAAACATATCGAAGTAATGGTCCGCCAGATGATGCATAAGGCTAAAGTCGAGGAAGCCGGTGACACCACTCTTCTGCCGGGTGAATATATCGACATTAATACCTTTGAGGCTGAAAATGATATGGCTGTAGCCGAAGGCGGCGAGCCTGCTGTTGCCAGGCCGATTCTCTTGGGTATCACCAAAGCTTCGCTGGCTACCGATTCCTTCCTGTCAGCAGCGTCCTTCCAGGAAACAACTCGGGTCCTGACTGATGCTGCCATTAAAGGCAAAGTGGACCCGCTCTTAGGTCTGAAAGAAAACGTAATTATTGGCAAGCTTGTACCGGCCGGTACTGGTATGAGCCGCTATCGCAATATCAAAATTACTCGTCAACAAAACGAGCTGAATGGAGCAGTAGACTAATAATTTCTGTTCCGGGAAGAATAAACACTGGCATTTGTAAGGTGATGCCAGTGTCTTTTTTAGACACAAATGACACTCCTGGGGGCGTGGGTATAAAAACAGCGTGAAAAACTAGGAAAATCATAAGATTCTTGTTTAACTTTATTGACATTGACTTACGGTAATGTTAAGATATTAAAGTGCCTTGAGAGAATTGGATTTGTTTGTTAATTAAGGAGTGTACCGAATGATGTTCGAGACGCTGAAAACTGCCAAAAAAGTAATAGGCGTTAAGCAAACAACCAAAGCTGTTGAAAAGGGATTAGCTTGCGTTGTCTATGTAGCGCAAGATGCTGACAGCAGAGTAACTCAGCCGCTGAAAGAACTGTGCAGCCGAAAGGGTGTAAAGTTAGA from the Veillonellaceae bacterium genome contains:
- the rpoC gene encoding DNA-directed RNA polymerase subunit beta': MLDVNNFDSMRIGLASPEQIRKWSHGEVKKPETINYRTLKPERDGLFCEKIFGPTRDWECHCGKYKRIRYKGIVCDRCGVEVTRSKVRRDRMGHIELAAPVSHIWYFKGIPSRMGLILDISPRSLEKVLYFAAYIVIDPGDTPLMRKQLLNESEYRDYRDKYGNAFKVGMGAEAIKRLLEELDLEKMGKELRQELKEVSGQRKIRAIRRLEVVEAFRKSGNNPSWMIMDVIPVIPPELRPMVQLDGGRFATSDLNDLYRRVINRNNRLKRLLDLGAPDIIVRNEKRMLQEAVDALIDNGRRGRPVTGPGNRPLKSLSDMLKGKQGRFRQNLLGKRVDYSGRSVIVVGPELKLHQCGLPKEMALELFKPFVMKKLVNAGHAHNIKSAKRMVERVRGEVWDVLEEVIKEHPVLLNRAPTLHRLGIQAFEPVLSEGRAIKIHPLVCTAYNADFDGDQMAVHVPLSAEAQSEARLLMLSAHNILAPKDGKPIAVPTQDMVLGAYYLTIEKPGAMGEGKIFGNYNEALLAYYHKELHLQAKIKVRVPKYGLVNTTVGRMIFNEVLPEEIRYYTQKEDGWYLGILMDKKQLGKLVAESYQQFGTSKTANVLDAIKKLGYAFACRAGITIAVSDIKIPPEKQEILKNTDAQVEDIDRKYRRGLITEEERYKKTIELWTKATDDVTKAMLNNLDPFNPVYMMANSGARGNIQQIRQLAGMRGLMADPSGRIIDLPIKANFREGLTVLDYFTSTHGARKGLADTALRTADSGYLTRRLVDVAQDVIVREDDCDVVGINLIRERAKLAQSSASAIDFLKDTLLGRVLAEDVIDPKTGEILLPQDTMLDDDNLRLIGEQGVPEIVVRGLSTNIEEDVNPSAINETIVLGQPEEHVRTTLKQAMVREMLGKNTIEAITSSDGVEIVPADTPLSEEHIEQILASDVREVKVRNNKIKGIEVSAIKEGSGVIEPLKDRIIGRISAETITDPETGEVIVPMNAMIDEQLAEKVVKVRDKVKIRSVLTCKSRYGVCIKCYGRNLATGNEVDVGEAVGIIAAQSIGEPGTQLTMRTFHTGGVAGDDITQGLPRVEELFEARKPKRPATITEIDGRAEVRDVKGARKVTIIPDVGEERIYPIPYGARLIVKEGDIVKAGDRLTEGSVNPHDILRVSGLEATQRYLVYEVQKVYKSQGVEINDKHIEVMVRQMMHKAKVEEAGDTTLLPGEYIDINTFEAENDMAVAEGGEPAVARPILLGITKASLATDSFLSAASFQETTRVLTDAAIKGKVDPLLGLKENVIIGKLVPAGTGMSRYRNIKITRQQNELNGAVD
- a CDS encoding 50S ribosomal protein L7ae-like protein — encoded protein: MFETLKTAKKVIGVKQTTKAVEKGLACVVYVAQDADSRVTQPLKELCSRKGVKLEWASSKVELGKACAIEVSAAAVAVLK